Proteins from one Candidatus Nomurabacteria bacterium genomic window:
- the glmS gene encoding glutamine--fructose-6-phosphate transaminase (isomerizing), with translation MCGIFGYVGTRTASPILLEGLRTLEYRGYDSAGIFVPGSTPIKAAGPIDNLAAKVPASIPGTTGIAHTRWATHGVPTERNAHPHLDMTGNIAVVHNGIIENYQELREGLRMRGVTFESDTDTEVLIKLIGTRNRGDLLAAVQEALGMVRGTYGILVTSNHDPDTIITARLGSPVVIGLGADGNLVSSDPSALLAHTKDVVFLEDGECAIVTKDSYEIFTIGGKRRDKQPEKVEWDMEAVQKQGYDHFMLKEIFEGPEVIENTIRGRLQTEKGRAKLGGLEGVLEQLTSLNRLVIVGCGSAYYSGLVGRYMLEEYAGLPVEVELGSEYRYKRNLPVKNSAVLAVTQSGETADTLASLRSAKEQGLLTLGVVNAVGSTIARETDAGVYNHAGPEIAVASTKAFISQLTVFALLTLLIGREKGLSREEGKQIAAELEKLPDTLRAYLQNTDDIKAVAKKYAQYRDAMFIGRKLHTAIAHEGSLKLKEVTYIHAEAYAGGELKHGPIAMLDENFPIIALAPKDDVYEKMISNIEEVRARKAPVLAIATEGDQQIRSVADDVLYIPKVHPILQPIVTTVPLQLLAYYIGIEKGLNVDRPRNLAKSVTVE, from the coding sequence ATGTGTGGAATCTTTGGGTATGTAGGGACAAGAACAGCATCACCGATCTTACTAGAAGGGTTGCGCACACTCGAGTACCGTGGCTACGACTCTGCAGGCATCTTTGTGCCCGGCAGTACGCCGATCAAAGCAGCTGGTCCGATCGACAATCTCGCTGCTAAAGTGCCAGCAAGTATCCCAGGTACAACCGGTATTGCGCACACACGCTGGGCAACCCATGGTGTACCGACCGAACGCAACGCACACCCACATCTAGATATGACTGGCAATATTGCTGTGGTCCACAATGGCATTATCGAAAACTACCAAGAACTGCGCGAAGGTCTCCGCATGCGCGGCGTGACCTTTGAGAGTGATACTGATACAGAAGTGCTGATCAAGCTTATTGGCACACGAAATCGCGGTGATCTACTGGCTGCGGTCCAAGAAGCACTCGGCATGGTGCGTGGTACATACGGCATTTTGGTTACTTCCAATCACGATCCAGACACGATCATTACCGCTCGGCTTGGTAGTCCAGTCGTGATCGGTCTTGGTGCCGACGGCAATCTAGTATCTTCCGATCCATCCGCCCTCCTCGCGCACACAAAGGACGTGGTTTTCCTCGAAGACGGGGAGTGTGCGATCGTCACTAAGGATAGCTACGAGATCTTCACGATCGGTGGCAAGCGTCGCGACAAGCAACCAGAAAAAGTGGAGTGGGATATGGAAGCAGTGCAAAAGCAGGGGTACGACCACTTCATGCTCAAAGAGATATTTGAAGGTCCAGAAGTGATCGAAAACACTATCCGAGGTCGCTTGCAGACCGAAAAAGGCCGGGCGAAGCTTGGTGGTCTTGAGGGGGTGCTCGAGCAGCTTACGTCGCTCAATCGACTCGTGATCGTCGGCTGTGGTTCTGCGTACTACTCTGGCTTGGTCGGGCGCTACATGCTTGAAGAGTATGCTGGCTTGCCAGTCGAGGTAGAGCTTGGGAGCGAGTACCGCTACAAGCGAAATTTGCCGGTGAAAAACAGTGCAGTTCTCGCGGTGACGCAGTCAGGAGAGACTGCCGACACACTCGCGTCACTGCGATCTGCGAAAGAACAGGGCTTGCTCACACTTGGGGTGGTGAATGCCGTTGGCTCGACCATCGCTCGTGAGACCGATGCAGGTGTATACAATCACGCTGGTCCAGAGATCGCAGTAGCCTCCACCAAAGCGTTCATTTCGCAGCTGACTGTTTTCGCACTGCTTACGCTGCTCATTGGTCGAGAGAAAGGTCTCTCGCGTGAAGAAGGGAAGCAGATCGCTGCAGAACTCGAGAAGCTTCCAGACACACTCAGAGCATATTTACAAAACACCGACGACATCAAAGCTGTCGCAAAGAAATATGCACAGTATCGCGATGCAATGTTCATCGGTCGCAAGCTTCACACCGCGATCGCACACGAAGGTTCGCTCAAGCTTAAGGAGGTTACGTATATACACGCCGAAGCCTATGCGGGCGGTGAGCTGAAGCATGGTCCGATCGCAATGCTCGATGAAAACTTCCCGATCATTGCCTTGGCACCAAAAGACGACGTATATGAAAAAATGATCTCCAATATCGAAGAGGTTCGAGCTCGTAAAGCACCTGTCTTGGCGATCGCTACCGAAGGAGATCAGCAGATCAGATCAGTCGCTGATGATGTGCTCTATATTCCTAAAGTACACCCGATCCTGCAGCCGATCGTGACTACAGTACCGCTCCAACTTTTGGCGTACTACATCGGTATTGAAAAGGGTCTTAATGTCGATCGACCACGTAACCTAGCGAAGAGTGTGACGGTTGAGTAA
- a CDS encoding ABC transporter ATP-binding protein, with protein sequence MQKPKDNLVETLPNTPFRYFWYVTKPFKWWAAGAFLLVILGSALEQGSAYIFKLIVDAVESNNYQAAMWFALAYPALSFVGQLLFRGSAFVARRWVTGVKKYGYDELTKYLLKHSHSFFINRFSGSLMSKVNNVQGAVDQLIPEILWTHLNSIVSLIVTLGFILAVDVKSFFIFFVLIVVIIVINRKMADEKARRSRAMADASTQHRARLVDTISNVQAVRQYARGRNEESVLGTYTTALKDTSNRSWGYTEKMLFINGVILFLFSLAMFWSLVSGWQAGEVTTGELVLILALYSQITGTLTFIGRAFNATARTIGEMQEGLEEIIVPYEIVDVPGAVELQTEQSGISWQQVGFAFDGNQVFTDFELDIPSGQRLGLVGRSGAGKTTFVSLLLRQHDVQAGAIKLNEQDIAQVTQDSLRQAIAVVPQEPALFHRSIRDNILYGNPNATTEEVIEVAKKAQAHDFISELTDGYETLVGERGVKLSGGQKQRIAIARAMLKDAPILVLDEATSALDSESEVAIQKALENLMEGRTVIAIAHRLSTLRKMDRIIVMENGRIIEDGDHDSLSHAGGVYERLWNHQAGGFMQDGRESGSSAAGFFSMKLSSRNSGTI encoded by the coding sequence ATGCAAAAACCAAAAGACAACCTAGTAGAAACTCTTCCGAACACACCGTTTCGGTACTTTTGGTATGTCACCAAGCCATTTAAGTGGTGGGCTGCGGGGGCGTTTTTATTGGTGATCCTTGGATCTGCGCTTGAGCAGGGTTCGGCGTACATATTTAAGTTGATTGTTGACGCGGTTGAATCAAACAATTATCAAGCGGCGATGTGGTTTGCACTGGCGTATCCAGCGTTGAGTTTTGTGGGGCAGCTGCTGTTTCGAGGAAGTGCCTTTGTGGCACGGCGCTGGGTAACGGGGGTGAAGAAGTATGGCTATGATGAGCTCACGAAGTATTTGCTCAAACACAGCCACTCATTTTTCATTAACCGTTTCTCTGGTTCGCTGATGAGTAAGGTGAACAACGTTCAAGGAGCAGTCGATCAGCTTATTCCGGAGATTCTTTGGACTCATCTAAATTCAATAGTGTCACTCATAGTGACACTCGGATTCATCTTGGCAGTTGATGTGAAATCATTCTTTATTTTCTTTGTGTTGATCGTGGTTATCATTGTGATCAATCGCAAGATGGCAGACGAGAAAGCACGCCGCTCACGCGCAATGGCGGATGCCTCGACGCAGCACCGTGCGCGACTGGTCGACACGATCTCCAACGTGCAGGCAGTGCGTCAGTATGCGCGCGGCCGCAATGAAGAGTCGGTACTTGGCACGTACACCACCGCCCTCAAGGATACGAGCAATCGGAGCTGGGGATACACTGAAAAGATGCTCTTTATCAACGGAGTCATTCTCTTTCTCTTCTCATTGGCAATGTTTTGGTCGCTCGTGAGTGGCTGGCAGGCTGGCGAGGTAACGACCGGTGAGCTGGTCTTGATCCTTGCGCTCTATTCACAGATCACCGGTACGCTGACCTTTATTGGCCGTGCCTTTAATGCGACTGCTCGCACGATCGGTGAAATGCAGGAAGGCTTGGAGGAGATCATTGTGCCGTATGAGATCGTCGATGTCCCTGGCGCAGTGGAGCTACAGACTGAACAGTCAGGTATCTCTTGGCAGCAGGTCGGCTTTGCGTTTGATGGTAATCAGGTATTCACAGACTTTGAACTCGACATTCCTTCCGGGCAGCGGCTTGGCTTGGTGGGACGCTCGGGTGCAGGGAAGACGACCTTTGTGTCGTTGTTACTCCGGCAGCATGATGTCCAGGCCGGTGCGATCAAGCTCAATGAGCAGGATATTGCACAGGTGACGCAAGATTCACTCCGACAAGCGATCGCGGTGGTGCCGCAAGAGCCAGCGCTGTTCCATCGGAGTATCAGAGACAATATCTTGTATGGGAATCCAAACGCGACTACTGAGGAAGTCATCGAAGTGGCCAAGAAAGCGCAGGCGCATGACTTTATCTCTGAGTTAACAGACGGCTACGAAACGCTCGTGGGTGAGCGAGGAGTAAAACTCTCGGGTGGACAGAAGCAACGCATTGCGATCGCACGCGCGATGCTGAAGGACGCACCGATCTTGGTGCTTGACGAAGCGACTTCGGCGCTTGATAGTGAAAGTGAGGTAGCTATCCAGAAGGCGCTTGAGAACCTGATGGAAGGTCGTACGGTGATCGCGATCGCGCACCGACTCTCGACTTTGCGCAAAATGGATCGGATCATCGTAATGGAAAATGGTCGTATCATTGAAGATGGTGATCATGATTCTTTGTCTCATGCCGGTGGTGTCTACGAACGCCTCTGGAATCATCAGGCAGGAGGATTTATGCAGGATGGAAGAGAAAGCGGGTCTTCGGCCGCCGGCTTTTTCTCCATGAAACTTTCTTCCAGGAACAGTGGTACTATATAG